One genomic window of Conger conger chromosome 9, fConCon1.1, whole genome shotgun sequence includes the following:
- the LOC133136551 gene encoding band 4.1-like protein 3 isoform X3 yields the protein MTTESGAESEPKQDQQQQEANAAPPDQAPPPQPAPPAQTAPPPQVTQQFDGEQFPAAAGHSTPARKDQNGEREPEGKQDYQQFEDDKVSHRSSSSRLSKSPLKTTKKVKNMQCKVTLLDGSDYTCVVEKRAKGQVLFGKVCEQLNLLERDYFGITFRDVDNQKNWVDPAKEMKKQIRSGTWNFAFNVKFYPPDPAQLSEDITRYFLCLQLRDDVVSGRLPCSFATHTVLGSYTVQSELGDHDPEELGTDYVSEFRFAPNQTKELEEKVMDLHKNYKGMTPADAEMHFLENAKKLSMYGVDLHHAKDSEGVEIMLGVCASGLLIYRDRLRINRFAWPKVLKISYKRNNFYIKIRPGEFEQFESTIGFKLPNHRAAKRLWKVCVEHHTFFRLVSPEAPPKKFLTLGSKFRYSGRTQAQTRRASSQIVRPAPYFERSSSKRYTMSRSLDGAPVTENHDILMKDSVSASEMGTAQYGPAKAIATGDLITSVTPEKKAEEEKAEKEEEAKETAPEPEPTPPTPVPHEAKPSPCLFASDPLRSELSLPSSPVSSTRVRRRRRENARRRAASVSPAKSGAGCRRRQALADRRTALLEEQALLLSARRQRLGQKQGGTLFSFSLHLPDLSALLDDDGYLTFPDLSELRFLPESVQHFMPIKSPSLIPCFLFIFFFLLSTSFSVPYALTLSFPLALCLCYLEPKAAYLSASLANGLNDSSEEETDSEQTDFACDGETTATESDQEDESEIKTQGTATPEMLVKHQTNISELKRSFLETGVDASGLTEWEKRLSTSPVRSTRLDDAPMIEPLMPEEAALTLTKEGAEPLPDEVLEVTTTTTKDSDGWVIINKVPTKVAEKTNVVSYRVVSMTTAVSEGVGEASQRVLDQLKSREEELRQKSYTLGLTRDPSGKTITAKSPAREVPVKSPAREVPAKSPAREVLVKSPAREVPAKSPAREVPVKSPAREVPAKSPAKDVPAKSPAKDVPAKSPAKEVIMTSPTKEVPTRSSTREVPVKSPAGEVPVKSPAKYVIMMSPHKSPAGEVPAKSPTREAPAKSPAREAPAKSPTREAPAKSPAREAPAKSPAREAPAKSPAREAPAKSPAKDVTVTSPAKDSGHPIQSPEEFPADQPVLTTKVISARFKFLEPSSPSKEGVTVTAKEAESRPPSVSDAPKGSVRTVVTISSSGEIAEMGRPGLSFLQRPPSQEDQATSPAKAEEGIKLSVATAHYVTKTSPTSRAVPKPSFEEMSPQLTALLESARAQSTRMGTMATSTAHSHIIYETSERMEDTVQQEKDQPMGVLQGLKESPLVKTETVSFSSGRQEETEEVTTKDVPVIHTETKTITYESSQGDNSNDTDPGILMSAQTITSETSSTTTTTHITKTVKGGISETRIEKRIVITGDSDIDHDQALAQAIKEAKEQHPDMSVTKVVVHKETEITPEVEEGQE from the exons ATGACGACTGAATCAGGGGCCGAGTCGGAGCCCAAGCAggaccagcagcagcaggaggctAACGCCGCGCCGCCAgaccaggccccgccccctcagccCGCCCCGCCCGCTCAGACCGCCCCGCCCCCGCAGGTCACCCAGCAGTTCGACGGGGAGCAGTTTCCCGCCGCCGCCGGTCACAGCACCCCGGCCAGGAAGGACCAG AACGGAGAAAGGGAGCCAGAGGGCAAGCAGGACTACCAGCAGTTTGAGGACGACAAGGTGTCCCACAGGTCATCCTCCAGCAGGCTGTCCAAGTCTCCTCTGAAGACCACCAAGAAGGTGAAGAACATGCAGTGCAAGGTGACGCTCCTGGATGGCTCGGACTACACCTGCGTGGTGGAG aagcgggccaaggGCCAGGTGCTCTTCGGCAAAGTGTGCGAGCAGCTCAACCTTCTGGAAAGGGACTACTTTGGCATCACATTCCGAGACGTGGACAACCAAAAG AATTGGGTGGACCCTGCTAAAGAGATGAAGAAGCAGATCAGAA GTGGAACATGGAATTTTGCGTTCAATGTGAAGTTTTACCCCCCAGACCCCGCCCAGCTGTCAGAGGACATTACGAG GTACTTCCTGTGCCTGCAGCTGAGAGATGACGTGGTTTCGGGTCGCTTGCCGTGCTCGTTCGCCACGCACACCGTCCTGGGCTCCTACACCGTCCAGTCTGAGCTGGGAGACCACGACCCAGAGGAGCTCGGCACCGACTACGTCAGCGAGTTCCGCTTCGCCCCCAACCAGAccaaggagctggaggagaaagTCATGGACCTCCATAAAAACTACAA aGGCATGACGCCGGCTGATGCCGAGATGCACTTCTTAGAGAACGCCAAGAAGCTGTCGATGTATGGAGTGGACCTCCACCACGCCAAG GACTCGGAGGGCGTGGAGATCATGCTCGGAGTGTGCGCCAGCGGACTGCTCATCTACCGCGACAGGCTACGCATCAACCGCTTCGCCTGGCCCAAAGTGCTCAAGATCTCCTACAAACGGAACAACTTCTACATCAAGATCCGCCCGGGGGAG TTCGAGCAGTTTGAAAGCACCATCGGATTCAAACTCCCGAACCACCGCGCCGCCAAGAGACTGTGGAAGGTCTGCGTGGAGCACCACACCTTCTTCAG GTTGGTGTCTCCAGAAGCCCCTCCTAAGAAGTTCCTGACGCTGGGGTCTAAGTTCCGCTACAGTGGGCGCACCCAGGCCCAGACGCGCCGGGCCAGCTCCCAGATCGTGCGGCCCGCTCCGTACTTCGAGCGCTCGTCCAGCAAGCGCTACACCATGTCCCGCAGCCTGGACGGGG CCCCTGTGACTGAAAACCACGATATACTCATGAAGGATTCCGTGTCCGCTTCAGAGATGGGCACCGCCCAGTATGGGCCGGCCAAGGCCATCGCCACAGGAGACCTCATCACCTCGGTGACGCCCGAGAAGAAGGCCGAGGAGGAGAAGGccgagaaggaggaggaggccaaGGAGACCGCCCCCGAACCTGAGCCCACTCCACCCACTCCTGTCCCACACGAGGCCAAG CCGTCGCCGTGTTTATTTGCCTCCGACCCGCTGCGCTCCGAGCTGtcgctcccctcctcccccgtgTCGTCCACCAGGGTGCGGAGGAGGCGCAGGGAGAACGCGAGGAGGCGCGCGGCCTCCGTCAGCCCCGCCAAGAGCGGAGCGGGCTGCCGCCGGCGccaggccctggccgaccggcGGACCGCCCTGCTGGAGGAGCAGGCCCTGCTGCTCTCCGCCCGCCGCCAGAGACTGGGCCAGAAGCAGGGCGGCAcgctcttctccttctccctgcaCCTCCCCGACCTCTCTGCCCTCCTGGACGACGACGGCTACCTGACCTTTCCCGACCTCTCCGAGCTGCGCTTCCTCCCCGAGAGCGTCCAACACTTCATGCCCATCAAGTCGCCCTCCCTCATCCCCTGCttcctcttcatcttcttcttcctgCTGTCCACCTCCTTCTCCGTCCCGTACgccctcaccctctccttccccctggCGCTGTGTCTCTGCTACCTGGAGCCCAAGGCTGCCTACTTGAGCGCCTCTCTTGCCAATGGCCTGAATGACAGTTCAGAGGAAGAG ACCGACAGCGAGCAAACGGACTTTGCCTGTGACGGTGAAACCACAGCCACAGAG TCGGACCAAGAGGATGAGTCAGAGATAAAGACACAG GGAACGGCAACTCCCGAGATGCTGGTGAAGCACCAGACCAATATAAGCGAGCTGAAGCGGTCGTTTTTGGAGACGGGGGTGGACGCCAGCGGGCTGACGGAGTGGGAGAAGCGCCTCTCCACCTCCCCCGTGCGCTCCACCAGGCTGGATGACGCCCCCATGATCGAGCCCCTCATGCCAGAGGAAGCTGCTCTGACGCTG ACCAAAGAGGGAGCAGAACCACTGCCTGATGAAGTCCTGGAGGTGACGACTACAACCACTAAG GATTCGGATGGGTGGGTTATTATAAACAAAGTCCCCACTAAGGTGGCAGAAAAGACAAACGTTGTCAGCTATAGAGTGGTGTCCATGACCACCGCTGTGTCCGAGGGCGTGGGCGAGGCCAGCCAACGCGTTCTTGACCAGCTGAAATCCAGAGAGGAAGAGCTGCGGCAGAAAAGCTACACCTTAGGGCTGACCCGTGACCCCTCTGGGAAGACCATCACTGCAAAGTCACCCGCTAGAGAGGTCCCTGTGAAGTCTCCCGCTAGAGAGGTCCCAGCAAAGTCTCCCGCTAGAGAGGTCCTGGTTAAGTCTCCCGCTAGAGAGGTCCCAGCAAAGTCTCCCGCTAGAGAGGTCCCTGTGAAGTCTCCCGCTAGAGAGGTCCCAGCAAAGTCTCCCGCCAAAGACGTCCCAGCAAAGTCTCCCGCCAAAGACGTCCCAGCAAAGTCTCCCGCCAAAGAGGTCATCATGACCTCTCCCACCAAAGAGGTCCCCACAAGGTCTTCCACTAGAGAGGTCCCCGTGAAGTCTCCTGCTGGAGAGGTGCCCGTGAAGTCTCCCGCCAAATATGTCATCATGATGTCTCCCCACAAGTCTCCAGCTGGAGAGGTCCCTGCAAAGTCCCCCACTAGAGAGGCCCCAGCAAAGTCTCCCGCTAGAGAGGCCCCAGCAAAGTCTCCCACTAGAGAGGCCCCAGCAAAGTCTCCCGCTAGAGAGGCCCCAGCAAAGTCTCCCGCTAGAGAGGCCCCAGCAAAGTCTCCCGCTAGAGAGGCCCCAGCAAAGTCTCCCGCCAAAGATGTCACAGTGACATCTCCCGCCAAAGACAGCGGACACCCCATCCAATCTCCCGAGGAGTTTCCGGCAGACCAGCCTGTGCTGACAACAAAGGTAATCTCTGCAAGGTTCAAGTTCCTTGAGCCCTCATCTCCAAGCAAGGAAGGGGTGACTGTCACTGCAAAAGAGGCAGAGTCTcgccctccctccgtctctgaTGCCCCGAAAGGCTCTGTGAGGACCGTGGTGACCATCAGCTCCAGCGGGGAGATAGCAGAGATGGGTCGACCTGGACTGAGCTTCCTGCAGAGGCCCCCGAGCCAGGAAGACCAGGCCACCAGCCCGGCCAAAGCTGAAGAGGGCATTAAGCTGAGCGTCGCCACAGCTCACTATGTGACCAAAACCTCTCCCACGTCCAGAGCGGTG CCTAAGCCTTCCTTCGAGGAGATGTCTCCCCAGCTTACTGCTCTGCTGGAGTCGGCCAGAGCGCAGTCCACCAGAATGGGAACCATGGCCACCTCCACGGCCCATAGTCACATTATATATGAG ACGTCTGAGAGGATGGAGGACACTGTACAGCAGGAGAAGGATCAGCCTATGGGTGTGCTGCAGGGGCTGAAGGAG TCTCCGCTGGTGAAGACCGAGACGGTGAGTTTCAGTAGTGGGAGGCaggaggagacggaggaggTCACCACCAAGGACGTGCCGGTGATCCACACGGAAACCAAAACCATCACGTACGAATCCTCACAG ggGGACAACAGTAACGACACTGACCCTGGGATCCTGATGAGTGCCCAGACTATCACCTCGGAAACCAGCAGCACTACCACCACCACGCACATCACCAAG ACTGTGAAAGGAGGCATCTCGGAAACACGGATCGAGAAGAGAATCGTCATCACTGGCGACTCGGACATCGATCACGACCAG GCGCTGGCTCAGGCCATTAAAGAAGCCAAAGAGCAGCACCCTGACATGTCAGTGACCAAAGTAGTGGTACACAAAGAGACAGAGATCACGCCCGAGGTcgaggaggggcaggagtga
- the LOC133136551 gene encoding band 4.1-like protein 3 isoform X1 — translation MTTESGAESEPKQDQQQQEANAAPPDQAPPPQPAPPAQTAPPPQVTQQFDGEQFPAAAGHSTPARKDQNGEREPEGKQDYQQFEDDKVSHRSSSSRLSKSPLKTTKKVKNMQCKVTLLDGSDYTCVVEKRAKGQVLFGKVCEQLNLLERDYFGITFRDVDNQKNWVDPAKEMKKQIRSGTWNFAFNVKFYPPDPAQLSEDITRYFLCLQLRDDVVSGRLPCSFATHTVLGSYTVQSELGDHDPEELGTDYVSEFRFAPNQTKELEEKVMDLHKNYKGMTPADAEMHFLENAKKLSMYGVDLHHAKDSEGVEIMLGVCASGLLIYRDRLRINRFAWPKVLKISYKRNNFYIKIRPGEFEQFESTIGFKLPNHRAAKRLWKVCVEHHTFFRLVSPEAPPKKFLTLGSKFRYSGRTQAQTRRASSQIVRPAPYFERSSSKRYTMSRSLDGAPVTENHDILMKDSVSASEMGTAQYGPAKAIATGDLITSVTPEKKAEEEKAEKEEEAKETAPEPEPTPPTPVPHEAKPSPCLFASDPLRSELSLPSSPVSSTRVRRRRRENARRRAASVSPAKSGAGCRRRQALADRRTALLEEQALLLSARRQRLGQKQGGTLFSFSLHLPDLSALLDDDGYLTFPDLSELRFLPESVQHFMPIKSPSLIPCFLFIFFFLLSTSFSVPYALTLSFPLALCLCYLEPKAAYLSASLANGLNDSSEEETDSEQTDFACDGETTATESDQEDESEIKTQNSFIRRVKGENVFVKHSNLMLEGTATPEMLVKHQTNISELKRSFLETGVDASGLTEWEKRLSTSPVRSTRLDDAPMIEPLMPEEAALTLTKEGAEPLPDEVLEVTTTTTKDSDGWVIINKVPTKVAEKTNVVSYRVVSMTTAVSEGVGEASQRVLDQLKSREEELRQKSYTLGLTRDPSGKTITAKSPAREVPVKSPAREVPAKSPAREVLVKSPAREVPAKSPAREVPVKSPAREVPAKSPAKDVPAKSPAKDVPAKSPAKEVIMTSPTKEVPTRSSTREVPVKSPAGEVPVKSPAKYVIMMSPHKSPAGEVPAKSPTREAPAKSPAREAPAKSPTREAPAKSPAREAPAKSPAREAPAKSPAREAPAKSPAKDVTVTSPAKDSGHPIQSPEEFPADQPVLTTKVISARFKFLEPSSPSKEGVTVTAKEAESRPPSVSDAPKGSVRTVVTISSSGEIAEMGRPGLSFLQRPPSQEDQATSPAKAEEGIKLSVATAHYVTKTSPTSRAVPKPSFEEMSPQLTALLESARAQSTRMGTMATSTAHSHIIYETSERMEDTVQQEKDQPMGVLQGLKESPLVKTETVSFSSGRQEETEEVTTKDVPVIHTETKTITYESSQGDNSNDTDPGILMSAQTITSETSSTTTTTHITKTVKGGISETRIEKRIVITGDSDIDHDQALAQAIKEAKEQHPDMSVTKVVVHKETEITPEVEEGQE, via the exons ATGACGACTGAATCAGGGGCCGAGTCGGAGCCCAAGCAggaccagcagcagcaggaggctAACGCCGCGCCGCCAgaccaggccccgccccctcagccCGCCCCGCCCGCTCAGACCGCCCCGCCCCCGCAGGTCACCCAGCAGTTCGACGGGGAGCAGTTTCCCGCCGCCGCCGGTCACAGCACCCCGGCCAGGAAGGACCAG AACGGAGAAAGGGAGCCAGAGGGCAAGCAGGACTACCAGCAGTTTGAGGACGACAAGGTGTCCCACAGGTCATCCTCCAGCAGGCTGTCCAAGTCTCCTCTGAAGACCACCAAGAAGGTGAAGAACATGCAGTGCAAGGTGACGCTCCTGGATGGCTCGGACTACACCTGCGTGGTGGAG aagcgggccaaggGCCAGGTGCTCTTCGGCAAAGTGTGCGAGCAGCTCAACCTTCTGGAAAGGGACTACTTTGGCATCACATTCCGAGACGTGGACAACCAAAAG AATTGGGTGGACCCTGCTAAAGAGATGAAGAAGCAGATCAGAA GTGGAACATGGAATTTTGCGTTCAATGTGAAGTTTTACCCCCCAGACCCCGCCCAGCTGTCAGAGGACATTACGAG GTACTTCCTGTGCCTGCAGCTGAGAGATGACGTGGTTTCGGGTCGCTTGCCGTGCTCGTTCGCCACGCACACCGTCCTGGGCTCCTACACCGTCCAGTCTGAGCTGGGAGACCACGACCCAGAGGAGCTCGGCACCGACTACGTCAGCGAGTTCCGCTTCGCCCCCAACCAGAccaaggagctggaggagaaagTCATGGACCTCCATAAAAACTACAA aGGCATGACGCCGGCTGATGCCGAGATGCACTTCTTAGAGAACGCCAAGAAGCTGTCGATGTATGGAGTGGACCTCCACCACGCCAAG GACTCGGAGGGCGTGGAGATCATGCTCGGAGTGTGCGCCAGCGGACTGCTCATCTACCGCGACAGGCTACGCATCAACCGCTTCGCCTGGCCCAAAGTGCTCAAGATCTCCTACAAACGGAACAACTTCTACATCAAGATCCGCCCGGGGGAG TTCGAGCAGTTTGAAAGCACCATCGGATTCAAACTCCCGAACCACCGCGCCGCCAAGAGACTGTGGAAGGTCTGCGTGGAGCACCACACCTTCTTCAG GTTGGTGTCTCCAGAAGCCCCTCCTAAGAAGTTCCTGACGCTGGGGTCTAAGTTCCGCTACAGTGGGCGCACCCAGGCCCAGACGCGCCGGGCCAGCTCCCAGATCGTGCGGCCCGCTCCGTACTTCGAGCGCTCGTCCAGCAAGCGCTACACCATGTCCCGCAGCCTGGACGGGG CCCCTGTGACTGAAAACCACGATATACTCATGAAGGATTCCGTGTCCGCTTCAGAGATGGGCACCGCCCAGTATGGGCCGGCCAAGGCCATCGCCACAGGAGACCTCATCACCTCGGTGACGCCCGAGAAGAAGGCCGAGGAGGAGAAGGccgagaaggaggaggaggccaaGGAGACCGCCCCCGAACCTGAGCCCACTCCACCCACTCCTGTCCCACACGAGGCCAAG CCGTCGCCGTGTTTATTTGCCTCCGACCCGCTGCGCTCCGAGCTGtcgctcccctcctcccccgtgTCGTCCACCAGGGTGCGGAGGAGGCGCAGGGAGAACGCGAGGAGGCGCGCGGCCTCCGTCAGCCCCGCCAAGAGCGGAGCGGGCTGCCGCCGGCGccaggccctggccgaccggcGGACCGCCCTGCTGGAGGAGCAGGCCCTGCTGCTCTCCGCCCGCCGCCAGAGACTGGGCCAGAAGCAGGGCGGCAcgctcttctccttctccctgcaCCTCCCCGACCTCTCTGCCCTCCTGGACGACGACGGCTACCTGACCTTTCCCGACCTCTCCGAGCTGCGCTTCCTCCCCGAGAGCGTCCAACACTTCATGCCCATCAAGTCGCCCTCCCTCATCCCCTGCttcctcttcatcttcttcttcctgCTGTCCACCTCCTTCTCCGTCCCGTACgccctcaccctctccttccccctggCGCTGTGTCTCTGCTACCTGGAGCCCAAGGCTGCCTACTTGAGCGCCTCTCTTGCCAATGGCCTGAATGACAGTTCAGAGGAAGAG ACCGACAGCGAGCAAACGGACTTTGCCTGTGACGGTGAAACCACAGCCACAGAG TCGGACCAAGAGGATGAGTCAGAGATAAAGACACAG AATAGTTTCATAAGACGAGTTAAAggggaaaatgtatttgtcaaaCATAGCAATCTGATGTTAGAG GGAACGGCAACTCCCGAGATGCTGGTGAAGCACCAGACCAATATAAGCGAGCTGAAGCGGTCGTTTTTGGAGACGGGGGTGGACGCCAGCGGGCTGACGGAGTGGGAGAAGCGCCTCTCCACCTCCCCCGTGCGCTCCACCAGGCTGGATGACGCCCCCATGATCGAGCCCCTCATGCCAGAGGAAGCTGCTCTGACGCTG ACCAAAGAGGGAGCAGAACCACTGCCTGATGAAGTCCTGGAGGTGACGACTACAACCACTAAG GATTCGGATGGGTGGGTTATTATAAACAAAGTCCCCACTAAGGTGGCAGAAAAGACAAACGTTGTCAGCTATAGAGTGGTGTCCATGACCACCGCTGTGTCCGAGGGCGTGGGCGAGGCCAGCCAACGCGTTCTTGACCAGCTGAAATCCAGAGAGGAAGAGCTGCGGCAGAAAAGCTACACCTTAGGGCTGACCCGTGACCCCTCTGGGAAGACCATCACTGCAAAGTCACCCGCTAGAGAGGTCCCTGTGAAGTCTCCCGCTAGAGAGGTCCCAGCAAAGTCTCCCGCTAGAGAGGTCCTGGTTAAGTCTCCCGCTAGAGAGGTCCCAGCAAAGTCTCCCGCTAGAGAGGTCCCTGTGAAGTCTCCCGCTAGAGAGGTCCCAGCAAAGTCTCCCGCCAAAGACGTCCCAGCAAAGTCTCCCGCCAAAGACGTCCCAGCAAAGTCTCCCGCCAAAGAGGTCATCATGACCTCTCCCACCAAAGAGGTCCCCACAAGGTCTTCCACTAGAGAGGTCCCCGTGAAGTCTCCTGCTGGAGAGGTGCCCGTGAAGTCTCCCGCCAAATATGTCATCATGATGTCTCCCCACAAGTCTCCAGCTGGAGAGGTCCCTGCAAAGTCCCCCACTAGAGAGGCCCCAGCAAAGTCTCCCGCTAGAGAGGCCCCAGCAAAGTCTCCCACTAGAGAGGCCCCAGCAAAGTCTCCCGCTAGAGAGGCCCCAGCAAAGTCTCCCGCTAGAGAGGCCCCAGCAAAGTCTCCCGCTAGAGAGGCCCCAGCAAAGTCTCCCGCCAAAGATGTCACAGTGACATCTCCCGCCAAAGACAGCGGACACCCCATCCAATCTCCCGAGGAGTTTCCGGCAGACCAGCCTGTGCTGACAACAAAGGTAATCTCTGCAAGGTTCAAGTTCCTTGAGCCCTCATCTCCAAGCAAGGAAGGGGTGACTGTCACTGCAAAAGAGGCAGAGTCTcgccctccctccgtctctgaTGCCCCGAAAGGCTCTGTGAGGACCGTGGTGACCATCAGCTCCAGCGGGGAGATAGCAGAGATGGGTCGACCTGGACTGAGCTTCCTGCAGAGGCCCCCGAGCCAGGAAGACCAGGCCACCAGCCCGGCCAAAGCTGAAGAGGGCATTAAGCTGAGCGTCGCCACAGCTCACTATGTGACCAAAACCTCTCCCACGTCCAGAGCGGTG CCTAAGCCTTCCTTCGAGGAGATGTCTCCCCAGCTTACTGCTCTGCTGGAGTCGGCCAGAGCGCAGTCCACCAGAATGGGAACCATGGCCACCTCCACGGCCCATAGTCACATTATATATGAG ACGTCTGAGAGGATGGAGGACACTGTACAGCAGGAGAAGGATCAGCCTATGGGTGTGCTGCAGGGGCTGAAGGAG TCTCCGCTGGTGAAGACCGAGACGGTGAGTTTCAGTAGTGGGAGGCaggaggagacggaggaggTCACCACCAAGGACGTGCCGGTGATCCACACGGAAACCAAAACCATCACGTACGAATCCTCACAG ggGGACAACAGTAACGACACTGACCCTGGGATCCTGATGAGTGCCCAGACTATCACCTCGGAAACCAGCAGCACTACCACCACCACGCACATCACCAAG ACTGTGAAAGGAGGCATCTCGGAAACACGGATCGAGAAGAGAATCGTCATCACTGGCGACTCGGACATCGATCACGACCAG GCGCTGGCTCAGGCCATTAAAGAAGCCAAAGAGCAGCACCCTGACATGTCAGTGACCAAAGTAGTGGTACACAAAGAGACAGAGATCACGCCCGAGGTcgaggaggggcaggagtga